AGGTCAAGAAGGGAGGGATCATGGCATCCTCGTACGTCGGAGGTCTCTCCGGAGCGTTCATCCCCGTCACCGAGGACGCATCCATGGCGGAGGCGGCGTCCATCGGCGCCCTGACCTTGGAGAAACTCGAGGCCATGACCTGCGTCTGCTCGGTCGGACTCGACATGATCGCCATCCCCGGCGACACCCCTGCATCCACCATCTCGGGCATAATAGCCGACGAGATGGCCATCGGAATGGTCAACCAGAAGACCACCGCGGTCAGGGTCATCCCCGTCATCGGCAAGAAGGCAGGGGACTCCATAGAGCTCGGAGGTCTCCTCGGGAATGCAAAGATCATGCCGGTCAACCCTTACGGCTGCGCCGACTTCGTGAACCGCGGCGGAAGGATCCCCGCCCCCGTCCACAGTTTCAAGAACTGAAACCTCCCTTAATCCGGGCCTCCGGGCCCGGGGTTTTTTCCGTTTGGAAAATAAGATTGGGCCGTCGGAGATGTCCGACGGCGGTGACGTCTCAGCGGCAGACGAGCACGGGACACTTCGCAAGACGCACCACGTTCTCTGCGACCGACCCGAGAAGGACTCTCGCGAACCCGGTCTTTCCCAGGGTGGCACATATGACGAGGTCGTAGTCGGCGGATTCCTCGATTATCACCTCGGCTGGACGTCCCATCATGGTCTTGGCCTCCACGGCGACACCCATCTCCGCCGCCTTCGCCTTCACATACTTCAAGGCGTTCTCGGACTCCTCCGCCATGATCTTGCGATACTCGGCGCTGCTGTCCCTGATGACGGTGCTGTAATTGCCCTCGTCGAAGACACAGATCGCGGTGACGGATCCCGCCTTCAGAGACTTTGCCAAGCACAATCCCTGGTCGACCGCGATGTTGTTACTCTCGCTCCCGTCCACTGCAATAAGGATCTTATTGTACATAATTGCACAACGCCCGATAGGCGTTTAATAGAAATCACGGACTAGTTCGATGATTAATCAATCGTCTAGACATATATTAACAAGTGCAAAACAAACCGCGATCACGGTGAAAAGGTTAATTACCCCTTTCGGGGCGGAGTAGAACTTTAAAGATGCGGTAGGTGGGGACTGAGGGATTTGAACCCCCATAGGCGGGTTTCCACCACGGGGAGGAGCTACCTCCCCATGAAATTGATGAGTCATCGCTCCAGTTATTCATCATAACTTCAGCATACTCGATCAAATCACGCTCATAACTG
The nucleotide sequence above comes from Candidatus Methanomethylophilus alvi Mx1201. Encoded proteins:
- a CDS encoding universal stress protein; translation: MYNKILIAVDGSESNNIAVDQGLCLAKSLKAGSVTAICVFDEGNYSTVIRDSSAEYRKIMAEESENALKYVKAKAAEMGVAVEAKTMMGRPAEVIIEESADYDLVICATLGKTGFARVLLGSVAENVVRLAKCPVLVCR